One Amycolatopsis thermophila DNA segment encodes these proteins:
- a CDS encoding FAD-dependent monooxygenase, translated as MHLSRAAVLGGGPGGLYAARLLKLAYPSCEVTVYEQGTPDATFGFGVGLAAGTQRKLDAADPDTLRDLVAAGHRHDMTLRVGADTVRVRNDRLIGIARTELLAILHRHAEKAGAALEFGSRRTAAELDADLVIAADGVSSETRGNGPFGTRIDVGRGLYLWCGTDFALEDAVFAPVHTEHGTFVTHAYPYSGGRSTFLIETDERTWRNAGFDVSTAATPFDASDEVSLAYLGEIFAEQLRGRPLIGNRTRWLRFRTVRCARWSAGRTVLLGDAAHTAHFSIGSGTKLAMEDAIGLVAALREAPDLATAFARYEAARRPAVERLQELARRSQLWWESFPARLHLPVERLMVAYMTRSGNVPLDRFAATNPDVVAAALTHYAGEQPPPSPDAVTGWVLDRPLIHNGRHYPHRHPARVDANLVTLDEVLTDPWDETGDAVVARARRARADGADGFRFTGPGDRAAVLTRLDLAERVRTEVGGLSVVEAPAALREDLAAGLVSGRTDLASFTGES; from the coding sequence ATGCACCTGAGTCGAGCCGCGGTGCTCGGTGGGGGACCGGGCGGGCTCTACGCCGCACGCCTGCTCAAGCTCGCGTACCCGTCCTGCGAAGTGACCGTGTACGAACAGGGCACGCCCGACGCCACCTTCGGCTTCGGGGTGGGACTCGCCGCGGGCACCCAGCGCAAGCTCGACGCGGCCGACCCCGACACGCTGCGCGACCTCGTCGCCGCGGGGCACCGCCACGACATGACCCTGCGGGTCGGCGCCGACACCGTGCGGGTGCGCAACGACCGCCTGATCGGGATCGCCCGCACCGAGCTGCTCGCGATCCTGCACCGCCACGCGGAAAAGGCCGGGGCGGCGCTGGAGTTCGGCAGCCGCCGCACGGCCGCCGAACTCGACGCCGACCTGGTGATCGCCGCCGACGGGGTGAGCAGCGAAACCCGCGGGAACGGGCCCTTCGGCACCCGGATCGACGTCGGCCGGGGCCTCTACCTGTGGTGCGGCACCGACTTCGCGCTCGAGGACGCCGTGTTCGCCCCGGTGCACACCGAGCACGGCACGTTCGTCACCCACGCCTACCCCTACTCGGGCGGGCGCAGCACCTTCCTCATCGAGACCGACGAGCGCACGTGGCGCAACGCCGGGTTCGACGTCTCCACCGCGGCGACGCCGTTCGACGCCTCCGACGAGGTGTCCCTGGCCTACCTGGGAGAGATCTTCGCCGAGCAGCTGCGCGGCCGCCCGTTGATCGGCAACCGCACCCGCTGGCTGCGCTTCCGGACGGTGCGGTGCGCGCGCTGGTCCGCCGGGCGCACGGTGCTGCTGGGCGATGCCGCGCACACCGCGCACTTCTCCATCGGCTCCGGCACGAAGCTGGCGATGGAGGACGCGATCGGCCTGGTCGCGGCACTGCGGGAGGCGCCGGACCTGGCGACGGCGTTCGCGCGGTACGAGGCCGCGCGCCGACCCGCCGTCGAGCGGCTGCAGGAACTCGCCCGCCGCAGCCAGTTGTGGTGGGAGTCGTTCCCCGCGCGCTTGCACCTGCCCGTCGAACGGCTCATGGTGGCCTACATGACCCGGTCCGGGAACGTGCCGCTGGACCGCTTCGCGGCCACGAACCCCGATGTCGTGGCCGCGGCGCTCACCCACTACGCGGGCGAACAACCACCGCCGTCTCCGGACGCCGTCACCGGCTGGGTGCTCGACCGCCCGTTGATCCACAACGGACGGCATTACCCGCACCGGCACCCGGCGCGCGTGGACGCGAACCTGGTCACCCTCGACGAGGTGCTCACCGACCCGTGGGACGAGACCGGCGACGCCGTCGTCGCGCGGGCCCGGCGCGCTCGCGCCGACGGCGCCGACGGGTTCCGCTTCACCGGGCCCGGCGACCGCGCCGCCGTGCTCACCCGGCTCGACCTCGCCGAGCGGGTCCGCACCGAGGTGGGCGGGCTGTCCGTCGTGGAGGCACCGGCGGCGCTGCGCGAGGACCTCGCCGCGGGCCTGGTCAGCGGCCGCACCGACCTCGCGTCCTTCACCGGGGAGTCGTGA